Within Leptospira brenneri, the genomic segment CTCGCGCAATAGAAAATTTTATGTATGTTTTGGCACCAGGACAAACCGGAACTCATGATCCACATGGGAATCGCAAAACCTTTGGGCATTCTCTGATCATTTCCCCTTGGGGAGAAATTTTAGATGAGATAAACAACGAAGAAGGGTTCGCCATTGCTGAAATCGACTTACAAAAGTTAAGCGAAATCAGGAATCAATTGCCCAGTTTAAACCATCGTTTGTTTTAGAATGGGAATCTTTGTATTCATCCTTTGATGCTTGATTGAATCGTTTCCTTTTACACCCTGTGGATCTTGAATTTTTCTAAAAAAAGGACTTCTTTGTCGAAGAAGATTTTTTCATAAGAATAAAATCTTTCATTACTTTCTCTGCGGCTTGTTTTTTCTCCATGTGTACAAAATGTCCGCATTCAGAGAATAATACTGCTTTGACATGAGGGGTAGTTCTTTCTAGTTCCATGACATGTTGCCCTGGAATGATAGGATCTTCTTCTCCACGCATGATGAGAGTGGGAACTTGGTTCCCAAAGACAAGGGGACGGATATCAGTTCTATCCAACATCTCTAGAATCATAAGGATGTATCTAGGATTTAAACATTCAAATTGAGGATTATAATCTTTTAGGAATTGTTTGATGTCGTCTCTTGCATGAAAGGCCGACGAATCATACACCCCATACGAAAATCCAATTTGTAAGGCCTTGGGAAGAGATTTCCCAATTTTAAATCCAAAGTCAAAAAAACTACCCAAGTTGGCTCGTAGTCCCACCACTCCGATTTTTAAAATCCCTGGAACAGGACCATGTACATAAGGAGCAATGGAGATCACTTGTTTGATCCTTTGTGGAAATAAAGAAGCAATCGCAAGTACAGCCATTCCACCCGTAGAGTGACCCACAAGTGTGATGTCCTTTTCACCAGCAGAGGCCCAAATCCCTTGCGCTTGTGTTTCTAAAAAGTCTTGGAGAGTGAGTCCTTTTTTTTGGTCAAAAATTTCTGCTGGATAATGACCCACTAAGTCTAGTTCGATGACGTCTCCCAACTGGCGAAAAAAAGGAATGTTTAGGCCCCAATATCCAGCCGCAGAACACCAACCACCAATGAGAACAATTGTTTCTTTTGCTTTGGGGTTCAGAGATTTGTGTTTAACGTAAGTTAATCTATGATTTTTCCAAGTATAAATTTGTCTTTCTGACATAAGATCCTCTAGTCTTCAATGATACGAGGGAAAGATCCCAAAATTCTGGTGACCACTTCATAGTTGATGGTTCCCGTCCAAGCAGCATGGTCATCTGCGGATATAATCTCATTTCCTGACTTACCTAAAATCACCACATCATCACCTAATTTTGCATCGGGGATATGAGTGATATCAAGCATTGTCATGTTCATACAAATCCTACCCAAAATTTTGGCTCGTTCTCCACGAACGAGCATATATCCATGATTGGAAAGTTTCCGATCGAGCCCTTCATAATATCCGACGGGGACAACTGCTAATTTCGTATCGTGTGTTGTTTTATAAGTAGAACCATAACCAATAAATGTACCTTGGTTTAGGTTCTGGATGTGTTGGATCTGAGTTTTCCAACTCAGGGCCGGTTTTAACATCCCTACATCTTTTTTCATCAGAGATAAAGAGAGTTTCGTTTCTAGACTTGGCCAAAGCCCGTAGAGAGAAATCCCAACTCGAACAAGATCCATCCTGGCTTCCGAAAATAACATGGCAGAGGCAGAAGAAGCACAATGGCAAATAAGATCGATAAACCCGTGTTTAGCGAATGTATCAATTACGTCTTGGAACCTTCCCAATTGTAACATAGAATAACTATGTTCGGTGAAATCTTCTGTACTGGCAAAGTGAGTGGCAATCCCGGAGAGAGGGAGTTTTTTCTCAAAAATTTCTTTGGCTAAAAGATCAGCGTCACTTGTGGGAATTCCAAGTCTAGACATCCCCGTATCCACTTTCAAATGGATTTTGGGAGTGGGGGAAAGTTTGGCGAGGATTTCCATTTCTTCAATCCGAGAAACCATCACCCAGAAGTTTTCGTCAGCGAGTGATTCCTTTCTTTCTTTTAGATCAGGAATGCTCCCCATAATGAGGATAGTGGCTTTTGGAAATACACGTCGTATGGACAATGCTTCTTCTAAAGAGTTGACCCCTAAATAGTCGGCACCGGCATCGAGGGCGATAGAGGCTGTGGCTAGGAGCCCATGTCCATAGGCATTGGATTTGATGATGGCAGTGAACTTGGTTTTAGGCCCGATGAGTTTGCGAAATAACGCTATATTATGGCTAAATGCCGACCGTGACAGGTAAATTCGTGAAGAGAGCACGGTCCCATTTTTTTTTACTTTTCTCTTCTGTCGCTTCAGATATTTCTATTTTTGAATGCTTTCAAATCACTCTGAACTTCCCTCTTTCCCTCCTTTTGAAAACTGGAAAGGTATTTCCAAGTATTTCCCCGTACAAAATGATTCCGTTTGGTTGAATTATTGTGGGACGACTCCCGTTTCGACTTACGCCACCCAGATGATGAATCTCTATTTTCAGGAATATGCAAGGTTTGGAATCTTTGCCCCGGGTTTTGCCGAGCCTGTTATCAAATCTGCCATTCGCGGGTACATTGCAGAAATTCTAAATTGTGATCCGTCCGAGATAGGGATTGTACATAACACAAGTGAGGGGATCAATCTCTATTCTCATAGCATCCAAATCCCTCAAGGGAAACGTATCCTTGTTTTGGAAAATGAATACCCAAGTAATGTCTACCCTTGGGAACATTGGAAAGAAAAAGGTGTTGGTTTAGAATTCATCGCGGTAGGAAATACTCCCGATGAATTTTTAACAGGTCTTAAAACCGAGTTAGAAAAAGGGGACGTTGCCATTTTAAGTCTATCACCTGTGCATTGGTGTACGGGAGTGGCTTTTGATATGGAGGCCGTTTCCAAACTTTGTGAAACAAATCATACAAAACTTGTAATTGATGGAAGCCAAGCAGTGGGTCATATTCCATTAGATTTTGGAAAAATCAAAGTGGCTTTTTGTGCTTTTGCCGCTTGGAAGTGGTTACTCGGTCCTCTCGGGCTTGGGGTTGTGTATTTATCCAAAGAAGAATCCAAAGGATTTAAACTTATTTTCAAAGGCCAAGCCAGTGTGGTGAATGATTCCAGTTATTTTCCTTACCGGGATGAATGGAAACCTGCTGCGGATCAATTCGAACAAAGTACGATCAACTTCAATGATTGGATTTATTTTTATGCTTCCTTAAAGATGTTGTCTACTCTTGGGTTTTCTCGAGTCAGAGAAAGAATCTATGAAGTTGCTGGGATGTTTAAGAATGCCCTTCATGACCTTGGATTTACTTTAGAGTCAGACGCTTTTCCCAATGTGAAAACCGGGATCCTTGCGATCACTGGCCATAAAGATCCCTCTAAATTCCAACCAGAACTCATCCAAAGTTTTTTGAAACAAAGGAAAATTACCACAGCGGTGCGACTGGGACGACTGCGGATGGCACCTCATATTGCCATTGAAGAGGAACATGTGGCCCGAGTGAAAGATGCCTTAAAAGAATACTTAAACCAAACTTAAGTAAATCTTGAGTTTAAGAAAATATGATCACGAAAATTTTGAAACTGATTGTTACTGGTTTCCCTGTTGTACTACTCATCACCTCAGGGGTTGGTTTTTTATTCCCCGAAAAAATCATTTGGTTTCGAGGGCCTTGGATCACTTATAGCCTAGGTACCATTATGCTTGGGATGGGACTGACACTCGAAGCAGAAGATTTCATTCGTATCCTAAAACAACCAAAACCCATTCTCATTGGGACAGTATTACAATATACGATTATGCCTATGCTTGGGTATTCTCTTGGATATTTATTCCAACTCCCAGAAGCTTTTGCCGTGGGTCTTATTCTTGTTTCTTGTTGTCCTGGGGGAACAGCATCGAATGTAATAACTTTTTTATCCAAAGCAGATGTTCCTTTGAGTGTTACCTTGACTTCAGTCTCTACCATCCTTGGGATTATCATGACACCTTTTCTTGTGGCGGTTCTGATTGGAAGTCGTTTGGAGATCGACCGTTTAGGTCTTGTGATCACTACCTTTCAAGTGATTTTAGTTCCTGTTGGACTAGGATTATTTTTAAAATCGATTTTTCCTAAACTCACAAAAGACACACAAGATTTTTTTCCCGTACTTTCTGTACTCCTCATTGCGATGATTGTGGCTTCCATCATTGCGAGTGGAAAGGATACCATTTTACAATCGGACTTTCGTATCTTCTTTGCTGTGATCCTCTTGCATTTGGGTGGGTTTGGCCTTGGTGGGATTTTTAGCCTATATCTTACAAAAAATGTAAAAACCGCCAAAACCATTTCGATTGAGGTCGGCATGCAGAATTCAGGGCTCGGGGCAGTGCTCGCAAGGACTCATTTTTTGGATCCAAACACAGCGATTCCTAGTGCTTTATCGAGTCTGACCCACTCGCTTCTTGGAAGCTTGTTTGCGAGCTATTTCAGGAGGGAACCGAAAAAACCCGCTATTGTCGATTGACTATATACGGGGTCGGTACGTCATGGCATAAATTATGAGAGAAATCATAAAACTAACCTGTGTCCCATGTGCGATACCTGGGCGGTCAAATTACTTCCAGACTAAAAACAAGAAGACAAAGTCGGAAAAACTTGTGACTAAAAAATATTGCAAATTTTGCAAATCTCATACTGATCACAAGGAATCCAAAGTCTAAGGATTAAGATGCCGAAACCAGCTGCAAAATCTTCATCAGCAGAGAAGGGAGTGGACAAAAAGTTCATCGAAGAGGTGCGTGAGCTCCTCCAAGAGAAAAAAGAGTCACTTCTCATCAAACTCAACCAGTGGGAAGACACCAGTTCTCCTTCTGGCTTGAAAGAGATGGGTGATATTGCAGATATCGCATCCGAACTCAATTCAGAGGCCTTAACTTCTGTTTTGACTGAAAATGAAATTGAAACTCTACGTGAGATTGAACTCGCATTAGAGAAAATCGAAAACGGAACCTATGGGATCTGTGAAGGAACTAAGAAAAAAATTCCTATCGCAAGACTCAAGGCCATTCCGTGGACGAGATTTACTGTAGAATTTGCAGAGCAAATGGCGAAGAGCCGGAATCGTGCGGGCGGATACCGTATGGATTCTCTTTCTGCTTATCCTACTACTGGAATGGACGTGGATTCTCTCGATTAAGAGAAAATCCCTCAGCCTTTTTTCTACCTGAAAGAACCCGAATTCTCCCGATCCCTTTAAATTTACAATTGATTCGCTAAGCCAGACTCTAAACTCTCTTTCTATCGTGAGTTTTCTAGGCCGCCTTCGTTCTTTACCTATTTTTGATCTCCTTTTCTTTTATCTCTGCACTTTCTCTGTTTGGACCCTCCACAGGTATGTGGAACCGGTTCCCAGTTCTCATTTCTATCCTTCTTTTTTCTTACAATTTGCCTTTGGTTTTGTTCCACAATTCTACCAGAGAAAATGGGGAAGGATCTTTACAGCAGTGGGAGTTTTCACCTTCTTACGTTTGCCATATCTATCGGGGTTACCGATGGTGGGATCTTACCAACTCGTAGGCCTTTTTCTAGGTTCCATTCTCGGAATTTGGATGAGAGAATTCATTCTTGTCCTTCTTGGAAGAAACGAAACGGCTTTACCGAAACAATCAGAACAAATTCTAACGGATTGGATGATTCGCAATCCCACTGGGAAATCCAATTTACCGATTTGGTATTCTACTTATTTTGGGTTTGTTTTTTTTCTCTTCCTTCTGACAGTGCTTTGTCTTTTCCAATACCAAGGTCTTGGTTTGGTATCGGGACTGGGAATCCAAGAGTATTTGTATTTCCCGTCTCTGTCTTCGAGAGAGGCGATGGGACTATCTTCTAAGATTCTAGTTCCTATTTCTTTAGCGGTTTTGTATTTATTCTCGGAAGAAAGGTCCATGCCTACACCATCTAAGGATAGTTTGTCGGAGCAACTTCGTTTCGGAATCTTTTTAGGTCTTGGGATCAATTTACTCGTAATGAGCATCCAATCGATTGTGAGTTTGGAATTTTTTTCCGAAGGGACATTGGAAAGTGTGAAGGCCGGTCGTAGTACAGGACTTCTCCAAGACTCAGGATCTGCTTCTTGGATCATCCCCGTTCTTTCCCTTATGTGGATCTCTAAACTCATTCATAACTGGCGTAAATCCAAAGAGAGATTTAGTTTGGTATTAGCTATATTATCTTTTCTTTTCGTGACTTGGGTGGGACTCAAACAAGGAAAAGCTTTTTGGGTGGTTTGGTCTATAACAAATGCTATTGGAATCATTCATCTAACTACTGATTTGTGGATTGTCTCCATCACAAAGAGAAGGATTCTTAGAGTTGTTTTGTATTTACTCATCCCGATCCTAGGTTTTTTTACTTTGTATGGGCTTAGTTTTTTGCAAAAGGATTGGGATCTAGTAACCCTTGCTAAGAGAACAATGGATGCTTTTCCCGTTTGGAGAAAGGATCCATACTTGGCCTTGGAACGAATGGACCATACTCGGGCAGAACTTCTGACTATCTGTATGGAAGGAATTAAAAATAACCTTTGGCTTGGGAATGGAATTGGATCTTTCCCACTGGCTCTCCTTGATCCTTTCCGCGTAGGAACCAAAACTTCAATTGGTATGATCGATTTTCCACCTAACTTTTATTTGTGGATTGTACATGATTTGGGGATTTTGGGTTTGGTTATTTTTTCCTTTTATATTGGACTATTTTTATGGGAAAGGGGACTCGGGAAACAGGCACTTCTTCTTGTTTTACCATTATTCTTTGGAGTTCAAATCCAAAATTCAGATGGAGCCTTTCTCTGTTTTTATCTCGTTTTACTAGGAGAAAAAGGGACAGGGTTTTCTGCTTCTTTTGATAAACTCAGAAAGACAGTTTGGTTTTCTCCTTTGATTCTCATTTTATCTTTAGGCCTTCCTTTAAATTATGCCTTATTTTATTCACAGAGGTATTGGGATTTAGGAATTGGATCTGAATTTCGAAAAACCCAATTAAAAGAATACCAAACGGCAGCCACTCTCCCTCCAAGATCACCTAACTATGAATATGAATTTCATGGAAAAGTTTGGGAATGGAAACTTTCTGAATTCGGCGTGGCTAGGTCAGGGAGAATCTTTTTGGAAACTACAGACAGAAGTCCTGTTGTTGAAATTTTATTTTTAAATTCTGATAGAAAAATCATTCATCAAGAGTTGTTCTCAGAGACAAAACAAGGATACTCTTGGTCAGGGGAATGTCCTAAGGGTGCTTCTTTGATTCGTTTGAAGTCGAGGTATCGATTAGAATTCCGATTGCCCCGAGCGCAGTTTGACGGGAACAATCGTATTCAATTTTAAACTTAAACCAATCTTCGGATATATAAATCCTTGGTGATTTTGGCGACCGTTTTCCCATCTTCACCAACAACTTCGGTTTCGTAAGTTCGAATGGTTTTTTTCTCTTTTTTTAAGAATTCTTTTATGTCTTCGAATTCACTGTTGGGAATATGAAAGGTTGCTGTCACAGTACCTTCTCCCGGTTTCACAAAATCAATTTTTGCTCCCTTGTCCCATACCATATAATCTTTTCCTAAATTCTTCATGAGTAAAAACATAAAGAATGGATCACACATGGAGTAGAGGGAACCACCGAAATGGGTTCCCACATAATTTGTGTTTGATAGAATGAGTGGCATAGAAACTACCATTGTGTTTTGATCTACAAGATTGGGTTGTATATTAGCACCTTCGTAAGGTTTAAACATTCGAAATGCCTGTTCAAATCCATAAGTCTGTTCTAAAAAATGCCATAAAGGGTTTACTTTGTATTCCAAAAGAATTTCTCTTTGTCTCATAAGTCCAGATTGGAAATCATAGAATGATTGGTCTACTGTTTCTTGGGATCCTTTTGATAAAACGAATCTCTTTGGCTTTTTGCGATTTAAGAACTAAATAACTCTCTGATCCTCAAATGATCCGGTTTCCCATTAGGTAATCTAGGAATGGGTTTGTTGGTTAGAATTTGTTTTGGGACATGGCTTTCTGGCATTTCTCTTAGAAGTCGGCTTTCGATCTCTTTTGGACTTAAATTTGTAGAACTTAACATTCCCATTGTATCACCAAAGTTATCTGAAATCGGAACACAAACAAATTCGCCTGGTAAAGACAAACCGAGAATTTCTGACTCGACTCGGTCTAAAGAAACTCGTTTCCCTTTATGTTTGATGATTCGGTCCTTTCTTCCTAATAAATACCACCCCCGTTCGGACCAGTTTCCTATATCATTTGTCGCATAGTATTCGTTTTGTGGTAACTCCTGCAAAATCCAACCTTCCTCTTCCAAAAGAAACGATTTTGGGGATAAAAATGGACTTTTCATCTGGAGTTCTGTTTCTTCCGTTCCTTCGATAGCAATAAATTTGAGTTCTAGATCTGGTAGGATTTGGAACCGGTTTTGTCTGAGAGCATCTCTGTACCCAATGGCCCCCGTCTCTGTAGAACCATAAATTTCCAATACAGAAATTCCTCCTCTGTCCCGAAAGGTTCTGGCTAAAGGAACAGGGAATTTCATTCCTGAAACCACTGCATTTTGGGGAAGAGGGTTCCCACTCTCAAAAGCTTTTTGTAATTGGGGAGCGGATGTAATCCATAGATTGGCTTTGTCTTTAGGAATATTTTGTTTTGTCGGGATTTTAAGCCGCTTGGGGATCAAATACCCCCATAGAAGTCCATAGAGGTGGCAGAGAGGCACAGAAACAAACATTCCTTCCGTCTTGGCAATTGTATAAAGGGATTGGACGTTTTCATCTGCTGTCCAAAAAGAAATTTCCGCTTCGATCTCTCTCCATTCTTTCCATACCATTTTTGGAAGTCCTGTAGAGCCTGAAGTCACCAAACAAAAAGATTTTTTGGAATCTAAGACAGGAAGAGGAAACTTGCGGAGATGATTTTCTAAGACCGTTCCTTTCCACAATGGATCAACGAGGATAGGTTGGTCTTTTTCTAAATCTAATTCAAAGTTTCCAGAAAGAAAATATTCGAGGTCAGCAAAACGTAGAATAGAGGTCATTAAACAAAAAATCCTCCCCCCAGGGTTTGGAGGAAGGATTTCTTTTTAAGGTAGGTCTTTTAGTTTTAAGCGGCTTGTTGTTTTCCCAATCGTTTTTTCATTAGGAACCCAAGAGCAGCTCCTATCACGATGAGACTTGCTGATACTTCCAATGCATTTTTCTGAACTGCTTTGATGAGGTAGGCGGAAAAACCATTGTCAACATAAAAGTCACTGACTCGAACTACGTAGGATGGACGGTTTGGTGCAGGGATTTGATCTACATTGAGATACCAATCTTTATGAGCCACTCCGTTGGAGTTCATCCAAGAATTGAAGAAGATGTAACCAGAAGTAGACGGTTTACGAATGTCAGCACCTTCTGTTGGGTGGTTGAAGATTCCAGGAACAATGATGGCCCAAGGAAATCCATTTTTATCAATAAAGGAATCTTTTCCTTTGCTATCAGTGAAAAAACCAGGACGGTAAATTTGTCTAAACACACCATCTGTCTTTTGGTTGAAAGCAAGGAAGTAATTCAAATGCCCACCGACTAGGTTCTTTGTTGCATTCAAATCTACTGGTTCTTCAAAGGTAATGGTTACGTTCGCTGTGACCCCACGAACAAAGTTATTGATAGTAAATGTTGTTCCTGCTGCAGGAGCATTTTTACTTCCAAATAATGTTTTGTCTGAACTAGGAAGAAGAAGGATACCACGTTTGAGTTGTGCTGGAGTTAGGGTTCCACCAGTACAGTCTCCTGTCGCATTGGCAGTGTATTTTGGTGCAGAAGCGCAACCACTCCATGGTTTTCCACTTCCATCAACATAACTCACTTGCACTTTTGCGTTAGTGGAAACATTCAAAGAAAGTCTAAGTTCGTGATTGTATCCTGCACCTTTTGCTACGTGGGTGTATGTTCCCCGGATCACCTTTACTTTGTTTACTGGTGTTTTATCCATCTCTGTAGTAAATATGGTAGAGTGGTCGTTTAAGTCAGCGTCTCC encodes:
- a CDS encoding alpha/beta fold hydrolase, producing the protein MSERQIYTWKNHRLTYVKHKSLNPKAKETIVLIGGWCSAAGYWGLNIPFFRQLGDVIELDLVGHYPAEIFDQKKGLTLQDFLETQAQGIWASAGEKDITLVGHSTGGMAVLAIASLFPQRIKQVISIAPYVHGPVPGILKIGVVGLRANLGSFFDFGFKIGKSLPKALQIGFSYGVYDSSAFHARDDIKQFLKDYNPQFECLNPRYILMILEMLDRTDIRPLVFGNQVPTLIMRGEEDPIIPGQHVMELERTTPHVKAVLFSECGHFVHMEKKQAAEKVMKDFILMKKSSSTKKSFF
- the alr gene encoding alanine racemase; the encoded protein is MLSSRIYLSRSAFSHNIALFRKLIGPKTKFTAIIKSNAYGHGLLATASIALDAGADYLGVNSLEEALSIRRVFPKATILIMGSIPDLKERKESLADENFWVMVSRIEEMEILAKLSPTPKIHLKVDTGMSRLGIPTSDADLLAKEIFEKKLPLSGIATHFASTEDFTEHSYSMLQLGRFQDVIDTFAKHGFIDLICHCASSASAMLFSEARMDLVRVGISLYGLWPSLETKLSLSLMKKDVGMLKPALSWKTQIQHIQNLNQGTFIGYGSTYKTTHDTKLAVVPVGYYEGLDRKLSNHGYMLVRGERAKILGRICMNMTMLDITHIPDAKLGDDVVILGKSGNEIISADDHAAWTGTINYEVVTRILGSFPRIIED
- a CDS encoding aminotransferase class V-fold PLP-dependent enzyme, with the protein product MLSNHSELPSFPPFENWKGISKYFPVQNDSVWLNYCGTTPVSTYATQMMNLYFQEYARFGIFAPGFAEPVIKSAIRGYIAEILNCDPSEIGIVHNTSEGINLYSHSIQIPQGKRILVLENEYPSNVYPWEHWKEKGVGLEFIAVGNTPDEFLTGLKTELEKGDVAILSLSPVHWCTGVAFDMEAVSKLCETNHTKLVIDGSQAVGHIPLDFGKIKVAFCAFAAWKWLLGPLGLGVVYLSKEESKGFKLIFKGQASVVNDSSYFPYRDEWKPAADQFEQSTINFNDWIYFYASLKMLSTLGFSRVRERIYEVAGMFKNALHDLGFTLESDAFPNVKTGILAITGHKDPSKFQPELIQSFLKQRKITTAVRLGRLRMAPHIAIEEEHVARVKDALKEYLNQT
- a CDS encoding bile acid:sodium symporter family protein, producing the protein MITKILKLIVTGFPVVLLITSGVGFLFPEKIIWFRGPWITYSLGTIMLGMGLTLEAEDFIRILKQPKPILIGTVLQYTIMPMLGYSLGYLFQLPEAFAVGLILVSCCPGGTASNVITFLSKADVPLSVTLTSVSTILGIIMTPFLVAVLIGSRLEIDRLGLVITTFQVILVPVGLGLFLKSIFPKLTKDTQDFFPVLSVLLIAMIVASIIASGKDTILQSDFRIFFAVILLHLGGFGLGGIFSLYLTKNVKTAKTISIEVGMQNSGLGAVLARTHFLDPNTAIPSALSSLTHSLLGSLFASYFRREPKKPAIVD
- the rpmG gene encoding 50S ribosomal protein L33, with protein sequence MREIIKLTCVPCAIPGRSNYFQTKNKKTKSEKLVTKKYCKFCKSHTDHKESKV
- a CDS encoding TraR/DksA family transcriptional regulator, which encodes MPKPAAKSSSAEKGVDKKFIEEVRELLQEKKESLLIKLNQWEDTSSPSGLKEMGDIADIASELNSEALTSVLTENEIETLREIELALEKIENGTYGICEGTKKKIPIARLKAIPWTRFTVEFAEQMAKSRNRAGGYRMDSLSAYPTTGMDVDSLD
- a CDS encoding YiiD C-terminal domain-containing protein is translated as MRQREILLEYKVNPLWHFLEQTYGFEQAFRMFKPYEGANIQPNLVDQNTMVVSMPLILSNTNYVGTHFGGSLYSMCDPFFMFLLMKNLGKDYMVWDKGAKIDFVKPGEGTVTATFHIPNSEFEDIKEFLKKEKKTIRTYETEVVGEDGKTVAKITKDLYIRRLV
- a CDS encoding AMP-binding protein, yielding MTSILRFADLEYFLSGNFELDLEKDQPILVDPLWKGTVLENHLRKFPLPVLDSKKSFCLVTSGSTGLPKMVWKEWREIEAEISFWTADENVQSLYTIAKTEGMFVSVPLCHLYGLLWGYLIPKRLKIPTKQNIPKDKANLWITSAPQLQKAFESGNPLPQNAVVSGMKFPVPLARTFRDRGGISVLEIYGSTETGAIGYRDALRQNRFQILPDLELKFIAIEGTEETELQMKSPFLSPKSFLLEEEGWILQELPQNEYYATNDIGNWSERGWYLLGRKDRIIKHKGKRVSLDRVESEILGLSLPGEFVCVPISDNFGDTMGMLSSTNLSPKEIESRLLREMPESHVPKQILTNKPIPRLPNGKPDHLRIRELFSS